In the Pseudoalteromonas sp. A25 genome, TTGATTTAGATAGACGAAAGCCGGGGCAAAGCCGCTACACCACTCAACGCAGAGAGGGGGATGAAATTAAAATTCTCTCTGGTGTATTTGAGGGTAAAACAACGGGTACTAGTATTGGCTTATTAATAGAAAATACCGATCAACGCTCTAAAGATTATGGCAAAATCGCGGATGTTTTTCGCCCAGGTCACGGTGACTACACTTATTGGCATAAGTATGGTCATCGAGACTATCGAGGTGGTGGCCGCTCATCAGCCCGAGAAACCGCAATTCGTGTTGCTGCAGGTGGCATAGCTAAAAAATATTTGCGTCAAGTGCATGGCATAGAGATTAACGCATGTTTATCACAGTTAGGACCGATTAAAGCGGAAAAATTTGATTGGACAGCCGTTGAACACAACCCCTTCTTTTTCCCTGATGAGACTAAGCTTGAAGCACTTGACGAGTACATGCGAGATTTGAAAAAGTCTGGAGACTCGATTGGTGCCAAGGTCATGGTCGTGGCGAAGAGTGTGCCTGTTGGACTAGGTGAGCCTGTGTTTGATCGCCTTGATGCAGAGCTTGCTCACTCTTTAATGAGTATCAACGCAGTTAAAGGGGTTGAGATTGGCGATGGCTTTGCAGTAGTCGAGCAAAAGGGCTCAGAGCATCGAGATGAACTAACACCAAGTGGATTTACCAGTAACCATGCCGGTGGTGTACTAGCGGGGATCTCGACCGGGCAGGATATTGTTGCGTCTATTGCGTTAAAACCAACGTCAAGTATTACTATCCCAGGGCAAAGTATTAACACCTCAAATGAACCTGTTGAAATGGTTACTAAAGGTCGCCATGACCCATGTGTTGGTATACGTGCAATTCCAATTGCAGAAGCAATGATGGCGATTACCTTGATGGATCATTTGTTGCGTCAAAGGGGGCAGAACCCTGATTTGAACTTACCGCATGGACCAATTAAAGGACAAGCGCGCTAAAATAAAAGTGTGCAGCTAAGAGCCTTTGAACCTAGCTGCACATACTACTTCCTAATAATATCAAACATTAATTAACCGTTTTCTTGTCAAAACAGCACTCATTTCAAGCCGAAAAAAATTAACATGACTTTGTAAAGTTCAGCTGAAAGTTTCAATTAAGCACGTCAGTTTATAAATTTTTTTATTGTCTAGAATACTTAAACACTGGGGTAGCTGTAAAAAGTGACAGTCATTTTGCATAGGATTGTGCATCACTAAGTGCTAGTCTGATCTGGCGTAAATTAGGTACGCTAACAAGAATATTTTAAGGAATGAAAATGAAAATACAGTTAAATAAAAAGCAGTTGAAAACTTTGAGTGCAAGCAAAGAAATTAATAACCTAGCAACCCAAAAAATTGCTGCAGGTCACGCTAATGTGAATCCAGCATCTTGGACGTCAGTAATGATTTTTTGCGATGCGCGCACAGGACTTTGCCCAGTAGATCCTAAATGATAAACGGGTGATCACAATAGGTTCACGTTCATCGTGGGCCTATTATCGTAAAATTTTTTTTAAAAGTAACTGAATATAACCACCATGATGTTTTCTAATATCTCCCTTCTTGCAATGCCAACTCACAAGGTGAAGCTACTAGCTAAGCCATGCTTCAAATGATTATTGACTAAACAAAGGTGTTTTTTAATCTAATAGCTGCTAAAGGTTGTAGTGGTAGAAAAAAAATG is a window encoding:
- the aroC gene encoding chorismate synthase; its protein translation is MAGNSIGQLFKVSTFGESHGPALGGVVDGVPAGLELCEADLQIDLDRRKPGQSRYTTQRREGDEIKILSGVFEGKTTGTSIGLLIENTDQRSKDYGKIADVFRPGHGDYTYWHKYGHRDYRGGGRSSARETAIRVAAGGIAKKYLRQVHGIEINACLSQLGPIKAEKFDWTAVEHNPFFFPDETKLEALDEYMRDLKKSGDSIGAKVMVVAKSVPVGLGEPVFDRLDAELAHSLMSINAVKGVEIGDGFAVVEQKGSEHRDELTPSGFTSNHAGGVLAGISTGQDIVASIALKPTSSITIPGQSINTSNEPVEMVTKGRHDPCVGIRAIPIAEAMMAITLMDHLLRQRGQNPDLNLPHGPIKGQAR